One genomic segment of Methylomagnum ishizawai includes these proteins:
- a CDS encoding IS66 family transposase, translated as MAIVSDDAGQFAVPMLVHGLCWVHAERMIHKLIPGGPLQRQAVDTVRGQVWDLYADLKRYRRQPDEAAKAGLAARFDAIFTQQTGYARLDLTLQRIRRNRDELLLILDRPDVPLHTNGSERDIREQVIRKKISGGTRSDLGRQCRDTFLSLKKTCRKLGVSFWHYLLDRILDGRAIPPLPTLIRQRAEALSV; from the coding sequence TTGGCCATCGTCAGCGACGACGCCGGGCAGTTCGCGGTACCGATGCTGGTCCATGGGCTGTGCTGGGTCCACGCCGAACGGATGATCCACAAGCTGATCCCCGGCGGCCCGCTCCAGCGGCAGGCCGTGGACACCGTGCGCGGGCAGGTCTGGGACCTGTACGCGGACCTCAAGCGCTACCGCCGCCAGCCGGACGAGGCCGCGAAGGCCGGACTGGCCGCCCGCTTCGACGCGATCTTCACCCAGCAGACCGGCTATGCCCGCCTGGACCTGACCCTCCAGCGAATCCGCCGCAACCGCGACGAACTGCTATTGATCCTGGACCGGCCCGACGTGCCCCTGCACACCAACGGCAGCGAACGGGATATCCGCGAACAGGTCATCCGGAAGAAGATCAGCGGCGGCACCCGCAGCGACCTGGGGCGACAATGCCGCGACACCTTCCTCAGCCTGAAGAAAACCTGCCGCAAGCTGGGCGTCTCCTTTTGGCATTATTTGCTGGACCGCATCCTGGACGGCCGGGCCATCCCCCCTTTGCCAACGCTCATCCGCCAGCGCGCCGAGGCCCTGTCGGTTTGA
- a CDS encoding ISAs1 family transposase — protein MAPLPDPRAYFAELSDPRRATRNKLHKLGDIVMIVFCAVLSGVEDWVGMEEFGEQKEAWFRGFLELPNGVPSHDTLSDVFGRLCPDTFAEVFLRWVRAALPSLCGPPASE, from the coding sequence ATGGCCCCTTTGCCCGATCCGCGCGCTTATTTTGCCGAACTCTCCGATCCACGCCGCGCAACCCGGAACAAGCTGCACAAGCTCGGCGACATCGTCATGATCGTGTTCTGCGCGGTCCTGAGCGGGGTGGAGGACTGGGTCGGAATGGAGGAGTTCGGCGAGCAGAAGGAGGCATGGTTCCGGGGTTTCCTGGAACTGCCGAACGGCGTTCCCTCGCATGACACCCTCAGCGACGTGTTCGGTCGGCTGTGCCCGGACACCTTCGCGGAGGTCTTCCTGCGGTGGGTGCGGGCGGCGTTGCCGAGCCTTTGCGGGCCCCCGGCGTCAGAATAG
- a CDS encoding mechanosensitive ion channel family protein: protein MDGIIRLVGPSQALEIFGIRLVGFNAENARKLLMTLLLFLLIWGARWVIRRGAKLALRHLSGEQAGFWAIQATHLITAVLLLLGLASIWFDDPTRLATALGLVTAGLAFALQRVVTAAAGYFVILRGQTFRMGDRIVMGGVRGDVVALSFMQTTIMEMGQPPSVQNADPAMWVRSREYTGRLVAVSNARIFDEPVYNYTRDFPYIWEEMSLPIPYRADRARAEKIILDAALRHTVTDSQLGREALEEMQRRYFLKPTQIGPKVYWRLTDNWLELTVRFIVPDRGIREVKDALSRDILAEFERAGLGFASTTFEIVGLPPLRVSPGAAGSTGEEVK from the coding sequence ATGGACGGAATCATTCGCTTGGTCGGGCCGAGTCAGGCCCTGGAAATCTTCGGCATCCGGCTGGTGGGCTTCAACGCCGAGAACGCCCGCAAGCTCCTGATGACCCTGCTGTTGTTCCTATTGATCTGGGGAGCGCGCTGGGTCATCCGGCGGGGCGCGAAGTTAGCGCTGCGCCATCTGTCCGGCGAGCAGGCCGGATTCTGGGCGATCCAGGCCACCCACCTCATCACCGCCGTGCTGCTGCTGTTGGGGCTGGCTTCCATCTGGTTCGACGATCCCACCCGCCTCGCCACAGCGCTGGGCTTGGTGACGGCGGGGCTGGCCTTCGCCCTGCAACGGGTGGTCACGGCGGCGGCGGGCTATTTCGTGATCCTCCGGGGCCAGACCTTCCGCATGGGCGACCGCATCGTCATGGGCGGGGTGCGCGGCGACGTGGTGGCCCTGAGCTTCATGCAGACCACCATCATGGAGATGGGCCAGCCGCCATCGGTGCAGAACGCCGACCCGGCCATGTGGGTGCGGAGCCGGGAGTACACCGGGCGGCTGGTGGCGGTCAGCAACGCCCGCATCTTCGACGAGCCGGTCTACAACTACACCCGCGACTTCCCCTATATCTGGGAGGAGATGAGCTTGCCGATCCCCTACCGGGCGGACCGGGCGCGGGCCGAAAAGATCATCCTGGATGCCGCCCTGCGCCACACCGTCACCGACAGCCAACTGGGCCGGGAAGCGTTGGAAGAGATGCAACGGCGCTATTTCCTCAAGCCCACCCAGATCGGCCCCAAGGTTTATTGGCGGCTGACCGACAACTGGCTGGAACTCACCGTGCGCTTCATCGTCCCCGACCGGGGCATCCGCGAGGTCAAGGACGCCCTGAGCCGCGATATCCTGGCGGAATTCGAGCGGGCGGGCCTCGGGTTCGCCTCGACGACCTTCGAGATCGTCGGGCTCCCGCCGCTGCGGGTCTCGCCCGGAGCGGCGGGATCGACCGGCGAGGAGGTGAAATGA
- a CDS encoding cation:proton antiporter has product METYDNDLLLIALVAALAPLAVELPKAFRPPIVVVEIILGILIGPHALDWVGFDGLFGTLGQLGLTFLLFMVGMEIDFGVIRGRPLALAVGGWFFSFLVAMVCAYLLSGVGLIQAPPLLAAIALSTTALGVLSPILKDTGEWDTGFGGLLISAAAMGEFGPMVFISLLLIPTHPTVLHTLFMVAFTAVALAAAYFAFHMLSSGLLDRLAKTLNGSGQLPVRLCILLQAALVALAAKFGLNVVMGAFAAGLVVGLVSKGEPGEVLRQKLDAIGYGFLIPIFFIGVGARFDLEALWRGPLVPVQIAILLGLFVLVRGAPVLLYGDELAAADKWPFALYSATGLPLIAVIAELGVSSGLMAPDRAAVLMSAAMLTVLLFPVLAIKLRSGGKPV; this is encoded by the coding sequence ATGGAAACCTACGACAACGACCTATTGCTCATCGCCTTGGTCGCGGCGCTCGCGCCGCTGGCCGTGGAATTGCCCAAGGCATTCCGTCCGCCCATCGTGGTCGTCGAGATCATCCTGGGGATATTGATCGGCCCCCACGCGCTGGATTGGGTGGGCTTCGACGGCTTGTTCGGAACGCTGGGCCAACTCGGTTTGACGTTCCTGTTGTTCATGGTCGGCATGGAAATAGACTTCGGAGTGATCCGGGGCAGGCCGTTGGCCCTGGCGGTGGGGGGATGGTTTTTTTCGTTCCTGGTCGCCATGGTTTGCGCCTACCTATTGAGCGGCGTCGGGCTGATCCAGGCACCGCCCTTGCTGGCCGCCATCGCCTTGTCCACCACCGCCCTGGGGGTGTTGTCGCCCATCCTGAAGGACACCGGGGAATGGGACACTGGTTTCGGCGGGCTGCTCATCTCGGCCGCCGCCATGGGGGAATTCGGACCCATGGTGTTCATCTCCCTGTTGCTCATCCCCACCCATCCGACGGTTTTGCACACCTTGTTCATGGTGGCCTTCACCGCCGTCGCCCTGGCCGCCGCCTATTTCGCCTTCCACATGTTGTCGTCGGGCCTGCTGGATCGGCTGGCCAAAACCCTGAACGGCAGCGGGCAATTGCCGGTGCGGCTCTGCATCCTGCTCCAGGCCGCGCTGGTCGCGCTAGCCGCGAAGTTCGGCCTGAACGTCGTCATGGGCGCGTTCGCCGCCGGCCTGGTGGTCGGCTTGGTGAGCAAGGGCGAACCAGGCGAGGTGCTGCGCCAAAAGCTGGACGCCATCGGCTATGGGTTCCTCATCCCCATCTTCTTCATCGGGGTCGGCGCGCGGTTCGATCTGGAGGCTTTATGGCGCGGGCCCTTGGTTCCGGTCCAGATCGCCATACTCCTGGGGTTGTTCGTGCTGGTTCGCGGTGCGCCCGTGCTGCTCTATGGAGACGAACTGGCGGCGGCGGACAAATGGCCCTTCGCCTTGTATTCCGCGACCGGCCTGCCCTTGATCGCGGTGATCGCCGAACTCGGGGTTTCCTCCGGGCTGATGGCGCCCGACCGGGCAGCGGTGTTGATGAGCGCCGCCATGCTGACGGTCTTGCTGTTTCCGGTCCTCGCGATCAAGCTGCGGAGCGGGGGGAAACCGGTCTAG
- a CDS encoding NosD domain-containing protein — MKTHTLPALLIAALCGAASLCPVAALAGGDGGKIQCGTTVTTSIKLKSDLYCPSGDGLIVGAPGLTIDLNGHTLRGGGTGGTGIFFNGLNVKGGPGPNIKNGGVTGFGIGIAFESPAGSVVENLALSANGNGLDAVGRTGLTIRNTRIYNNKNGINSYVALLSIEHSDIIGNTTGVYGGGDSTINVNHSRILRNGTGYSVREGQPALVANNEIAYNDVGIYQFESWIGAIEKNWIHHNRVGMHHSNASTGGSNGSRIIGNIFANNLVGLDFGDAAVLNLEEVNIQDNTFRSNGAVGFMILVGGGLYGGSGVVSHNWFTRNGFDPKDIVDPATGLPIKDGLYINIHGGPEKITVQDNIATRNAGYGINAVAGVIDGGGDIAFGNGNPDQCYGVNCSRSGK, encoded by the coding sequence ATGAAAACGCATACCCTACCGGCTTTGCTCATCGCCGCCCTGTGCGGCGCGGCTTCCCTGTGCCCCGTGGCGGCGTTGGCCGGCGGGGACGGCGGTAAAATCCAGTGTGGGACAACAGTAACCACCAGCATTAAGTTGAAAAGCGATCTCTATTGCCCCAGCGGTGATGGATTGATCGTAGGCGCCCCTGGCCTCACGATCGACTTGAACGGCCATACCCTCCGGGGAGGGGGTACCGGCGGAACCGGCATCTTCTTCAACGGCCTTAACGTCAAAGGCGGTCCCGGTCCCAATATCAAAAACGGCGGCGTTACCGGATTTGGAATAGGGATTGCTTTTGAAAGCCCGGCAGGAAGCGTTGTCGAGAATCTCGCTCTCAGCGCCAATGGTAACGGTTTGGACGCTGTGGGTCGTACTGGCCTAACCATCCGCAATACTAGGATTTACAATAACAAAAATGGCATCAATAGCTATGTCGCACTCCTATCGATAGAGCATAGCGATATTATAGGCAATACAACCGGCGTTTATGGGGGTGGCGATTCCACGATAAATGTCAACCATTCTCGCATCCTGCGCAATGGTACCGGTTATAGCGTCAGGGAAGGCCAGCCCGCCCTCGTTGCTAACAATGAAATCGCCTACAACGATGTAGGCATCTACCAGTTCGAAAGTTGGATCGGGGCTATCGAAAAGAACTGGATACATCATAACCGCGTGGGAATGCATCACAGCAATGCCAGCACGGGCGGAAGTAACGGTTCGCGGATTATTGGTAATATATTCGCCAACAATTTGGTAGGTCTGGATTTTGGGGATGCTGCTGTCCTAAACCTCGAAGAGGTTAATATCCAGGATAATACTTTCCGGTCCAATGGCGCGGTGGGCTTCATGATCCTCGTGGGAGGGGGACTCTACGGGGGCAGCGGCGTGGTTTCGCACAATTGGTTCACCAGGAACGGCTTCGACCCCAAGGATATCGTGGACCCGGCTACCGGTCTTCCGATCAAGGACGGCCTTTATATTAATATTCATGGGGGACCGGAGAAGATAACCGTCCAGGACAACATCGCCACCCGCAACGCTGGCTACGGCATCAACGCGGTGGCCGGGGTTATCGATGGCGGGGGGGATATCGCCTTCGGCAACGGCAACCCGGACCAGTGCTACGGTGTCAATTGCTCCCGCAGCGGGAAATAA
- a CDS encoding DUF748 domain-containing protein gives MMRIARWASVVAVCVALYALLGFFGVPWVVRSQLPKLAAERTTGIASVDEVRFNPFTCVLELRDFELRRDARPPPLGFASLTVDFGFWRSLAGTLQFDAIGLSGPFAQVVIDREGRLNLAELFPGQGGHQATPPFHIGRLTVKRGRLGFEDLSRAEPLRQTLFPIGLELSDFSLRAEGEASPYRLTAATAAHETLTVEGRGSAAPLSTEGRLQLKNLKADTLTRYAPGRFGFVVKSGTLDLDVHYRIGGDPVRAVVGDGRLVLGQLRLADRDSGRVPVEIPSIQVLGIAANTAQRTLSIRSVESTGGRLEAALTPAGRFDLSDWLPPSGPGGPQGPMPGKEAAAWSVAVGGVTLDQYTVGFEDRRPPGPVALSFTPLRLEFKEYATNSGKPVRVALNSGLNGSGRIGVAGEVAPESRSADLAVDLEGLNLPRFQPYLDRFARLDLVKGALDVHGRVSLGWDGEKPVLGYQGDARLAGLETRLRGQDQALVSWKGLDFSDLDFQSEPARLHVADIAANGLYARIVVKPDRTLNLAEAVAPTKPEQSKEAPVGKPMAFAIDQIRLEHSQADFTDQSIQPNFSTAVQDLHGTVEGLDSKPGQSAKMRLEGQVGPYAPAKIEGKLNLFRPAQFADVHMHFSSVDMSALSPYSGKFAGYRIKMGKMSLDLDYHLKDRRLDSDNKIVLTRLVLGEPVPDSKAPDLPLHLAIALLKDSQGKIDLDLPIRGDLSKPKVSFPGLVKRVFFGLVRKAVASPFNLLAKLAGGGGGAALRYVDFSPSAAELRTEQVDQLAALAKALRERPALYLRITGVAGPERDRRALAEQDLIDRLKIAKLMEEGRPTTDPEALRATVLSQSEYQRYLARLYRRETGQTAPASDGAMRRALLDPAGVSRTRLRLLAQARTRAIRDYLVNAEGLKPDRMFPTDVRLGEGEGPLVRSELGLGAL, from the coding sequence ATGATGCGTATCGCCCGCTGGGCCTCGGTCGTCGCGGTCTGCGTGGCGCTGTACGCGCTGCTGGGGTTCTTTGGAGTGCCCTGGGTGGTGCGTAGCCAGTTGCCGAAGTTGGCGGCTGAGCGCACCACTGGCATCGCCTCGGTGGACGAAGTCCGCTTCAACCCCTTCACCTGCGTCCTGGAACTGCGGGATTTCGAACTGCGCCGGGATGCGCGGCCACCGCCGCTCGGTTTCGCCAGCCTCACCGTCGATTTTGGCTTCTGGCGCAGCCTGGCCGGGACGCTGCAATTCGACGCCATCGGCCTCTCCGGGCCTTTCGCCCAGGTCGTGATCGACCGGGAAGGCCGGTTGAACCTCGCGGAACTCTTCCCCGGCCAGGGAGGACACCAAGCCACGCCACCGTTCCACATCGGTCGATTGACGGTTAAACGAGGCCGACTCGGTTTCGAGGATTTGAGCCGCGCCGAACCGCTCCGGCAAACCCTGTTCCCCATCGGCCTGGAACTCTCGGATTTCTCCTTGCGGGCGGAAGGCGAAGCGTCCCCCTACCGCCTGACCGCCGCCACCGCCGCCCACGAAACCCTCACAGTGGAAGGCCGGGGATCGGCGGCCCCGCTATCCACCGAGGGCCGCCTGCAACTCAAGAACCTCAAGGCCGACACGCTCACGCGGTACGCGCCGGGCCGGTTCGGTTTCGTGGTGAAGTCGGGCACGCTGGACCTCGACGTCCACTACCGGATCGGGGGCGATCCCGTGCGGGCCGTGGTCGGCGACGGCCGCCTCGTCCTCGGCCAACTGCGGCTGGCCGACCGGGATTCGGGCCGGGTGCCGGTCGAGATTCCGTCCATCCAGGTGCTGGGCATCGCGGCGAATACAGCGCAGCGGACGCTCTCCATCCGGTCGGTGGAATCGACGGGCGGACGGCTGGAAGCGGCCCTGACCCCGGCGGGCCGCTTCGACCTCTCCGACTGGCTGCCCCCATCCGGGCCGGGCGGTCCCCAAGGGCCGATGCCGGGGAAGGAAGCGGCGGCTTGGTCGGTGGCGGTGGGCGGCGTCACGCTGGATCAATACACCGTGGGCTTCGAGGACCGGCGTCCGCCGGGGCCGGTCGCGCTGAGCTTCACGCCCCTGCGCCTGGAATTCAAAGAATACGCCACCAACAGCGGAAAGCCGGTGCGGGTGGCGCTGAACAGCGGCCTTAACGGCTCCGGCAGGATCGGCGTGGCGGGCGAGGTGGCCCCGGAATCCCGCTCCGCCGACCTGGCGGTCGATCTCGAAGGGTTGAACCTGCCCCGGTTCCAGCCCTACCTGGACCGGTTCGCCCGGCTCGACCTGGTGAAGGGCGCGCTGGACGTGCATGGCCGGGTGAGCCTGGGATGGGATGGGGAAAAGCCGGTGCTGGGCTACCAAGGCGATGCCCGGCTGGCCGGCCTGGAAACCCGCCTCCGGGGCCAAGACCAAGCCTTGGTAAGCTGGAAAGGGTTGGATTTCAGCGATTTGGATTTCCAGTCGGAACCCGCCCGGCTCCACGTCGCCGACATCGCCGCCAATGGCCTGTATGCCCGGATCGTGGTCAAACCGGACCGCACCCTCAACCTGGCCGAGGCCGTCGCCCCCACGAAGCCGGAACAATCCAAGGAAGCGCCGGTGGGCAAGCCCATGGCCTTCGCCATCGACCAGATCCGCCTGGAACACTCCCAGGCGGATTTCACCGACCAATCCATCCAGCCGAACTTTTCCACCGCCGTTCAGGACTTGCACGGCACCGTCGAGGGTTTGGACTCGAAGCCGGGCCAATCCGCGAAGATGCGGTTGGAGGGCCAAGTCGGCCCCTACGCGCCCGCGAAGATCGAGGGCAAGCTGAACCTGTTCCGCCCGGCGCAATTCGCCGATGTCCACATGCATTTCAGCAGCGTGGACATGAGCGCATTGTCGCCCTATTCCGGCAAGTTCGCGGGCTACCGGATCAAGATGGGCAAGATGTCCCTGGACCTCGATTACCATCTGAAGGACCGGCGGCTCGACTCGGACAACAAGATCGTCCTCACCCGGCTGGTCCTGGGAGAGCCGGTGCCGGACTCCAAAGCCCCCGACCTGCCCCTCCACCTCGCCATCGCCCTGCTCAAGGATTCGCAAGGCAAGATCGACCTGGACCTGCCCATCCGGGGCGATTTGAGCAAACCCAAGGTCAGCTTTCCGGGGCTGGTGAAGCGGGTGTTCTTCGGCCTGGTCCGCAAGGCCGTGGCCTCGCCCTTCAACCTGCTGGCGAAGCTGGCCGGGGGCGGCGGCGGCGCGGCGTTGCGCTACGTGGACTTCAGCCCCAGCGCGGCGGAACTCCGCACCGAACAGGTCGATCAACTCGCGGCCCTGGCGAAGGCGCTCAGGGAGCGGCCCGCGCTCTACCTCAGGATCACCGGCGTGGCCGGGCCGGAGCGGGACCGGCGAGCCCTGGCCGAACAAGACCTGATCGATCGCCTCAAGATCGCCAAGCTGATGGAAGAAGGCCGGCCGACGACCGATCCCGAAGCCCTCCGCGCCACCGTGCTGAGCCAGAGCGAATACCAGCGCTATCTCGCGAGGCTCTACCGGCGGGAGACCGGACAAACCGCACCGGCCTCGGACGGGGCGATGAGGCGGGCCTTGCTGGACCCCGCCGGGGTCAGCCGTACCCGGCTACGGCTCCTGGCGCAGGCGCGGACCCGCGCCATCCGCGATTACCTGGTCAACGCCGAGGGCCTCAAGCCGGACCGGATGTTTCCGACCGACGTGCGCTTGGGCGAGGGCGAAGGGCCGCTGGTCAGGTCCGAACTGGGGCTCGGAGCTTTATGA
- a CDS encoding transposase has translation MPRPSELYQWNREIAIHFPGLSKPMVMGLALWSLGMVVVGACSLSALTDWWSCRLGQKGDAVRERLRDVYRGKEAKAGKERRELDVEACRAPWLGWVLEGWDGNQLAVALDATSLGQRFVVLAVSVLYRGCAVPVAWKVLRAERKHPWKPEWLALLRHFKDVAPASWTVLVLADRGLYAKWLFEGIQALGWHPMLRVNSGGTFRPRGWRHWRPFTRLVPKVGDRWQGRGTAFGGKRTRLDCTLLAYWGEGHKDPWLVLTDLPPEAANACWYGLRGWIEQSFKKIKGGGWQWQNTRMDDPERAERLWLAIAIATWWLLSVGGEAEAGMAAATFPAIPGSPRQQAHRWRLVGIFRHGRSLILAALFERRALPVGKARPEPWPSVPIPTPGATVAILTGAV, from the coding sequence ATGCCTCGCCCTTCAGAACTGTACCAATGGAACCGGGAGATCGCCATCCACTTTCCCGGCCTTTCGAAGCCGATGGTGATGGGCTTGGCCCTGTGGAGCCTGGGCATGGTCGTGGTCGGCGCTTGCAGCCTTTCGGCGCTGACCGACTGGTGGTCGTGTCGGCTGGGGCAGAAGGGCGACGCGGTGCGGGAGCGCCTGCGCGACGTCTACCGTGGGAAGGAGGCCAAGGCCGGGAAGGAGCGCCGCGAACTCGACGTGGAGGCGTGCCGGGCCCCCTGGCTGGGCTGGGTTTTGGAGGGCTGGGATGGAAACCAGTTGGCGGTCGCCTTGGACGCGACGAGCCTGGGGCAGCGGTTCGTGGTCCTGGCGGTCAGCGTACTTTACCGGGGCTGCGCGGTGCCGGTGGCCTGGAAGGTGCTGAGGGCGGAACGGAAGCATCCGTGGAAGCCCGAGTGGCTGGCCCTGCTGAGGCATTTTAAGGACGTCGCGCCCGCGTCGTGGACCGTCCTGGTGCTGGCGGACCGGGGGCTGTACGCCAAGTGGCTGTTCGAGGGGATCCAAGCGCTGGGCTGGCACCCGATGCTGCGGGTGAACTCGGGTGGCACCTTCCGCCCCCGGGGATGGCGGCACTGGCGGCCGTTCACCCGCCTGGTGCCGAAGGTGGGCGACCGCTGGCAAGGCCGGGGGACGGCGTTCGGCGGCAAGCGGACCCGCCTGGACTGCACCCTGTTGGCCTATTGGGGGGAAGGCCACAAGGACCCCTGGCTCGTCCTGACGGACCTGCCGCCGGAAGCCGCCAACGCCTGCTGGTACGGATTGCGCGGTTGGATCGAGCAAAGCTTCAAGAAAATCAAGGGCGGCGGCTGGCAATGGCAGAACACCCGCATGGACGATCCCGAGCGGGCGGAGCGCCTCTGGTTGGCGATCGCCATCGCCACCTGGTGGCTGCTCTCGGTGGGCGGGGAGGCCGAGGCCGGAATGGCCGCCGCCACCTTCCCGGCCATTCCGGGCTCTCCCCGCCAACAGGCCCACCGCTGGCGGCTGGTGGGGATTTTCCGCCATGGCCGTTCCCTGATCCTGGCCGCCCTCTTCGAGCGCCGCGCCTTGCCGGTGGGGAAGGCCCGCCCAGAACCCTGGCCATCGGTGCCAATCCCAACCCCAGGGGCAACCGTGGCGATCCTCACGGGGGCGGTATGA
- a CDS encoding STAS/SEC14 domain-containing protein produces MITPIDTGSPRILGFKFGGKLRTEDYQTLFVPAVEAALPAGGGKARLLALFEDFHGWEAGAAWEDLKFGVRHYADFDRIALVGDRRWEAWMATLGKPFTQAEVRYFDVSDSGAAWAWIREGH; encoded by the coding sequence ATGATCACACCCATCGATACGGGTTCCCCGCGCATCCTCGGCTTCAAGTTCGGCGGCAAGCTGCGCACGGAGGATTACCAAACCCTGTTCGTTCCCGCCGTGGAGGCCGCGCTGCCGGCCGGGGGCGGCAAGGCGCGGCTGTTGGCGCTGTTCGAGGACTTCCACGGCTGGGAAGCCGGGGCCGCCTGGGAGGACTTGAAGTTCGGCGTCCGGCACTATGCCGATTTCGACCGCATCGCCCTGGTGGGCGACCGCCGCTGGGAAGCCTGGATGGCCACGCTGGGCAAGCCGTTCACCCAGGCGGAGGTGAGATATTTCGACGTGTCCGATAGCGGCGCGGCCTGGGCCTGGATACGGGAAGGACACTGA
- the tnpA gene encoding IS200/IS605 family transposase codes for MEYRYGSHTVYQIEYHFVWVTKYRYKVLRGEVAERVRELVRQTCEAFEIRIVRGVVSKDHVHILVSAPPNLVPSEIMRRIKGSTASHLLEEFPHLKKRYWGRHFWGRGYFCATVGQMTEEMIKQYLEHHFEPNPNDDFRMEPD; via the coding sequence ATGGAGTACAGATACGGCAGCCATACGGTTTACCAGATCGAGTACCACTTTGTGTGGGTGACGAAGTACCGCTACAAGGTGCTGCGTGGGGAGGTGGCGGAACGGGTTCGGGAGTTGGTGCGGCAGACCTGCGAGGCTTTCGAGATCAGGATCGTGCGTGGCGTGGTGAGCAAGGATCATGTGCACATTCTGGTGAGTGCGCCGCCGAATTTGGTGCCGAGCGAGATCATGAGGCGGATCAAGGGGAGCACGGCGAGTCACCTGTTGGAGGAGTTTCCGCATCTCAAGAAGCGCTATTGGGGGCGGCATTTCTGGGGTAGGGGCTACTTCTGCGCCACGGTGGGGCAGATGACGGAGGAGATGATCAAGCAGTATCTGGAGCATCACTTCGAGCCCAACCCTAACGATGATTTCCGAATGGAACCCGATTAG
- a CDS encoding DUF2254 domain-containing protein encodes MNLRFRQIWERVRSSYWFVPSVMSSLAALLAVGLFLVDKKAREQYLPFLSDLYVMDAPGAQAILSTLASSAITVAGVVFSIAMLVLSNASAQFGPRLLPNFMRQGGTQVVLGGFIGTFVYCIIVLTRVRATEDGAGIPHLSVSVALLFGVLSFGLLIYFIHRVAFFIQAPNVVEYVGSRLIETFAGLFPASPDGGRDDPSQDGWEPPPDLWDRAKSIPAPGNGYLEAIELERLQKIAEKYDLLLCLKKRPGQFVVAGHVLALAYPREAVSDAIAADIVKAFLLGRQRTLIQDAEFAIEQLVEVAVRALSPGINDPFTAINCIDWLGAALSFLAGRELASPLRRAAGGRVRVVTDPYTYAGILDAAFNPLRQNARTNEAVSIRLMDMIGLLAEGDLPPAYRDALERHARLIHRDAGARFPDGRDRADLEERYGRVARAMREQRLAERTKKAGDDGGVCR; translated from the coding sequence ATGAACCTGCGATTCCGCCAAATCTGGGAGCGGGTGCGTTCCAGCTACTGGTTCGTGCCGTCCGTCATGTCCTCGCTAGCCGCGCTGCTGGCGGTCGGGTTGTTCCTGGTGGATAAGAAAGCCAGGGAACAATATCTGCCGTTCCTCTCGGACCTGTACGTCATGGACGCGCCGGGGGCGCAGGCGATCCTATCCACGCTGGCGTCCTCGGCGATTACCGTGGCGGGCGTGGTGTTCTCCATCGCCATGTTGGTGCTGTCCAATGCCTCGGCACAGTTCGGTCCGAGGCTCCTGCCCAACTTCATGCGGCAGGGCGGCACCCAGGTGGTGCTGGGCGGCTTCATCGGCACTTTCGTCTACTGCATCATCGTGCTGACCCGGGTCCGCGCCACCGAGGACGGTGCCGGTATCCCCCATCTCTCGGTCAGCGTGGCCCTGCTGTTCGGCGTCCTGAGTTTCGGATTGCTCATTTATTTCATCCACCGGGTCGCCTTCTTCATCCAGGCACCGAACGTGGTGGAATACGTGGGCTCGCGGCTGATCGAGACCTTCGCCGGGCTGTTCCCCGCATCCCCGGATGGCGGCCGGGACGATCCTTCCCAGGATGGCTGGGAACCGCCGCCCGATTTATGGGACCGGGCCAAGTCGATCCCGGCACCCGGCAACGGCTACCTGGAAGCCATCGAGTTGGAGCGCCTGCAAAAGATCGCCGAAAAATACGATCTGCTCCTGTGCCTGAAAAAGCGCCCCGGCCAGTTCGTGGTGGCGGGCCATGTCCTGGCGCTGGCCTATCCCCGCGAGGCGGTATCCGACGCCATCGCGGCGGACATCGTGAAGGCCTTCCTGTTGGGACGGCAGCGCACCCTCATCCAAGATGCCGAATTCGCTATCGAACAACTGGTGGAAGTGGCGGTGCGTGCGCTCTCGCCGGGCATCAACGATCCCTTCACCGCCATCAACTGCATCGACTGGCTGGGGGCCGCCCTGTCTTTTCTGGCCGGCCGGGAACTGGCTTCGCCCCTGCGCCGCGCCGCCGGGGGCCGGGTCCGGGTGGTCACCGACCCCTATACCTACGCGGGAATACTCGATGCCGCCTTCAACCCTTTGCGCCAGAATGCCCGGACCAACGAGGCGGTGTCGATCCGGCTCATGGACATGATCGGCCTGCTGGCGGAGGGGGATTTGCCGCCGGCCTACCGGGATGCCCTGGAGCGGCACGCCCGCCTGATCCACCGGGACGCCGGGGCGCGGTTCCCGGACGGCCGCGACCGGGCGGACCTGGAAGAGCGCTATGGGCGGGTGGCGCGGGCCATGCGGGAACAGCGGCTGGCGGAGCGGACGAAAAAAGCCGGGGACGATGGCGGCGTCTGTAGGTGA